Within Pseudomonas brassicacearum, the genomic segment CCATCGGCACCGCGCTGGCCTGCGAACAGGCGGTACACATCGAGCACGATGAACACTTTCTCAAGGCCAATCGCTTCATGACCGGCTCCGCCGCGCCGATCTTCGATACCGAGCGCAAGGTCATCGCCGTGCTGGACGTCTCCAGCGACAGCTACCTGCCGCCGTCCCACACCCTGGGCATGGTCAAGATGATGAGCCAGACCGTGGAAAACCGGCTGATCCTCAACCTGTTCCGCGGTGAACACTTCCAACTGACCTTCAACACCGGCTTGAACAACCTCGACAGCCAATGGGCCGGGCTGCTGATCTTCGATGAGAGCGGCCAGGTCCTGTCCGCCAACCGCCGGGCCGACAACCTGCTGGGCCTGAGCCTGTCGCGGGTCAGCATCGAAAGCCTGTTCAAGGTCTCGCTGCTGGACCTGCTGAACCAACCCGACGGCCTGCCGTTCGCCCTGCAAGCATCCGGTAGCAATCGTTTCCAGTGCTTGCTCAGGCGTCCGAGCCAGGTGTCGATCAAGGCGCGGGTCTTCACCGAGCCTGCGCCCACGCTTGCCTCAGCACCTGCCGCCCATGTCATCAGCCTCAACACCCTGCACTTCGGTGACAGCCGCGTAGAGAAAGCCGTGCGCCAGGCCGAGCGCTTGCTGGAGAAGGACATTCCACTGCTGATCCATGGCGAGACCGGCGTCGGCAAGGAAGTCTTCGTCAAAGCCCTGCACCAGGCCAGTTCGCGCTGCAAGCAGCCGTGCATTGCCGTGAACTGTGCAGCGATCCCCGCCGAGTTGGTGGAATCGGAATTGTTCGGTTATGAAAAAGGCGCCTTCACCGGTGCCAATCAAAAGGGCAGCATCGGCCTGATCCGCAAGGCCGACCGCGGCACGCTGTTTCTCGACGAGATCGGCGACATGCCCCTGCCGACCCAGGCCCGGCTGCTGCGAGTCTTGCAGGAACGTTGCGTACAACCGGTGGGCAGCGCCGAGCTGTTCCCG encodes:
- a CDS encoding sigma-54-dependent Fis family transcriptional regulator, giving the protein MAAPAPALSHEAIIQASWSRCRAFGLSHQSVPAFDQLPAQGIAQLLESQHSLVQTTHQEVLPYYENILSNSNCLIMLADNQGQVLTSWGTQRFIEPKLAHGFSAGASWMERCTGTNAIGTALACEQAVHIEHDEHFLKANRFMTGSAAPIFDTERKVIAVLDVSSDSYLPPSHTLGMVKMMSQTVENRLILNLFRGEHFQLTFNTGLNNLDSQWAGLLIFDESGQVLSANRRADNLLGLSLSRVSIESLFKVSLLDLLNQPDGLPFALQASGSNRFQCLLRRPSQVSIKARVFTEPAPTLASAPAAHVISLNTLHFGDSRVEKAVRQAERLLEKDIPLLIHGETGVGKEVFVKALHQASSRCKQPCIAVNCAAIPAELVESELFGYEKGAFTGANQKGSIGLIRKADRGTLFLDEIGDMPLPTQARLLRVLQERCVQPVGSAELFPVDIRIISATNRSLREQVQLGRFREDLYYRIGGLTLELPPLRERSDKQALFKRLWEHHREPTQWAGLSREVLDLFERHPWPGNLRQVSSVLQVALAMAEEQPIRPEHLPDDFFVDLEMEPVQTPEPLTVDLNDAEDLNRQLQAVGGNISHLARRLGVSRNTLYKRLRQVEN